In Aliivibrio wodanis, a genomic segment contains:
- the parB gene encoding chromosome plasmid partition protein, with protein sequence MAIKTSDLNAKLFGKTNKRRATTPVEAQKAAKSQAQVIELAVAGEDMVTFELRKIPANEIKNSTVVFAENAREQSFLTEHALSDILTTLRDRGQQYPAVGRIVDGGKIEVLDGSRRRMSCILAEQDFLIYVAEGINTTHAKFLSDVANAHKPLSLYERGKEMHAMLARGDVADQKELAKVCQCSEALVSGALKAATLPLELLQAYPSVSEIGRPTVVKLHKLYNTLSGGEQKILLGQCAGEQGAVWTRSTALGVSRMTKEVTELIEVWVEDLLPKKEVSKPLSTELVKGRASYKRKGSALTLNLKKVDDALMEDILAYISEKVS encoded by the coding sequence ATGGCAATTAAAACTTCTGATTTAAATGCAAAGTTATTTGGTAAAACAAATAAGCGTAGAGCTACTACACCTGTTGAAGCGCAGAAAGCTGCAAAATCTCAAGCTCAAGTTATTGAATTAGCAGTTGCAGGGGAGGACATGGTTACGTTTGAATTACGTAAAATCCCTGCAAATGAAATAAAGAATTCTACGGTTGTTTTTGCTGAGAATGCTCGTGAACAGTCTTTTTTAACTGAACATGCTCTATCTGATATTTTAACTACTCTACGTGATCGAGGTCAGCAATATCCTGCTGTTGGTCGTATTGTTGATGGCGGAAAAATTGAAGTATTAGACGGTAGCCGTCGTCGTATGTCATGTATATTGGCAGAACAAGACTTTTTAATTTATGTTGCTGAAGGCATAAATACTACACATGCCAAATTTCTTTCAGATGTTGCCAATGCTCATAAACCATTATCGTTGTATGAACGTGGTAAAGAAATGCATGCTATGCTTGCTCGTGGTGATGTAGCAGATCAAAAAGAATTAGCAAAAGTATGTCAGTGTAGTGAAGCATTGGTTAGCGGGGCATTAAAAGCTGCCACATTGCCTTTAGAGTTATTACAAGCATATCCAAGTGTAAGTGAAATTGGTCGTCCTACTGTTGTTAAGCTTCATAAGCTCTATAACACGCTTTCAGGAGGAGAACAGAAAATCTTACTTGGGCAATGTGCTGGTGAACAAGGTGCCGTTTGGACGCGTTCTACAGCTCTTGGTGTAAGCCGAATGACTAAAGAAGTAACAGAACTTATTGAGGTTTGGGTTGAAGACTTGTTACCAAAAAAAGAAGTATCTAAACCTCTAAGTACTGAACTGGTAAAAGGTCGAGCTTCATATAAACGTAAAGGTTCGGCTTTGACGTTAAATTTGAAGAAAGTAGATGATGCATTAATGGAAGATATTCTTGCGTACATTAGTGAGAAAGTGTCTTAA
- the parA gene encoding chromosome (plasmid) partition protein: MNREKTIANLAALAEQTQQVQSDRIELVLEERNNEHFPPMSKAMMETRSGLTRRKLDEAISRLESEGHLFTKNNANHYSISLTEAHMLMDAAGMPAFHEQKKSANNKPWVVNVQNQKGGTGKSMSAVHLAACLALNLEKRYRICLIDLDPQGSLRLFLNPQISVSEQDTIYSAVDIMLDNVPEDEVIDGQFMAKNVLLNTQYPNLKTISAFPEDAMFNAEAWQDLSTNGSLDIVKLLKEKVIDPIADQFDVIMIDTGPHVDPLVWNAMYASNSLLIPCAAKRLDWASTVNFFQHLPTVYEMFPEDWHGLEFVRLMPTMFEDDNKKQVSVLTEMNYLLADQVMMATIPRSRAFEICADTYSTVFDLTAADFEGGKKTLAVAQDAVKKSALEFERVLHSHWNSLNKGEY; encoded by the coding sequence ATGAATAGAGAAAAAACCATTGCTAACCTGGCTGCATTGGCAGAACAGACTCAACAAGTACAGTCAGATCGTATTGAATTGGTTCTTGAAGAAAGAAATAACGAACACTTTCCTCCAATGTCTAAAGCAATGATGGAAACTCGTTCTGGTTTAACAAGAAGAAAATTGGATGAAGCAATTAGTCGTTTAGAGTCAGAAGGGCATCTATTTACAAAGAATAATGCCAACCATTATTCAATTTCATTAACTGAAGCCCATATGTTGATGGATGCTGCTGGTATGCCTGCTTTTCATGAACAGAAGAAAAGTGCGAATAATAAACCTTGGGTTGTAAATGTTCAAAACCAAAAAGGTGGAACAGGTAAATCAATGTCAGCGGTTCATTTAGCGGCTTGTTTAGCGTTAAATTTAGAAAAGCGTTATCGTATTTGTTTAATCGATTTAGATCCACAAGGGTCACTTCGTCTATTTTTAAACCCTCAAATTAGTGTATCAGAGCAAGATACTATTTATTCTGCCGTTGATATTATGCTGGATAATGTGCCTGAAGATGAGGTTATTGATGGTCAATTTATGGCTAAGAATGTCTTATTAAATACGCAGTATCCAAATTTGAAGACAATTTCTGCCTTTCCTGAAGATGCGATGTTTAATGCTGAGGCATGGCAAGATCTTTCTACTAATGGCTCTTTAGATATAGTTAAGTTACTGAAAGAAAAAGTTATCGACCCTATTGCTGACCAATTTGATGTAATCATGATAGATACCGGCCCACACGTTGATCCATTAGTATGGAATGCGATGTATGCGTCTAATTCATTATTGATTCCATGTGCAGCTAAACGCTTGGATTGGGCATCAACTGTAAATTTCTTCCAACATTTACCAACAGTATATGAAATGTTTCCTGAAGATTGGCATGGATTGGAGTTTGTCCGTTTAATGCCGACAATGTTTGAAGATGATAATAAAAAGCAAGTATCAGTATTAACTGAAATGAATTATTTATTGGCAGATCAAGTTATGATGGCAACGATACCGCGAAGTCGTGCATTTGAGATTTGTGCTGATACTTATAGTACTGTTTTTGATTTAACTGCTGCTGATTTTGAAGGTGGTAAAAAGACATTAGCAGTAGCGCAAGACGCTGTTAAGAAAAGTGCATTAGAATTTGAGCGTGTACTTCATAGTCATTGGAATTCGTTAAATAAAGGGGAGTACTAA